A section of the Leptotrichia sp. HSP-342 genome encodes:
- a CDS encoding DNA methyltransferase, producing MKNELLTTKQAATHIGVSISTLYRMIDKGMLVPNKTPGGQRRFSIEMLDTFLESSKKIVAPQKPFDYKKNKDLECLDVMEEKVKYNDEEKPKVDKRNVLNDLTGTEWLPSTKSYFYQKGLGSKHPHAQIEREHPAPFSFQDIESLILFFTKKGMSVLDPFGGVGSTAKACALNERVCTSIELQEKWNSLSKKRLEIEVGERTSLKHTFVNGDSRIELKKMLDSSFDFIVTSPPYWSILNKKADHKVKKERLANNLATNYSEDKDDLANIDDYNDFLEELVENVFLECGRVLKVKKYMCLVVSDFRNKSEFISFHSDLIQRLNNRKLSDGGILKLQGVKILIQNHKSLLPYGYPFAYVENIHHQYVLIFRKN from the coding sequence ATGAAAAATGAACTTTTAACAACAAAACAAGCTGCGACTCATATCGGTGTGAGTATAAGCACTTTATATAGAATGATTGATAAAGGAATGTTAGTCCCCAATAAAACTCCAGGAGGTCAAAGACGCTTTTCAATTGAAATGCTGGATACTTTTTTAGAGAGTAGTAAGAAAATTGTAGCTCCGCAAAAGCCGTTTGATTATAAAAAAAATAAAGATTTGGAGTGTCTTGATGTTATGGAAGAAAAAGTCAAGTATAATGATGAAGAAAAACCGAAAGTTGATAAACGAAATGTTTTAAATGATTTAACCGGAACGGAATGGCTTCCTTCAACAAAAAGTTATTTTTACCAAAAAGGCTTGGGGTCAAAACATCCTCATGCACAAATTGAAAGAGAGCATCCTGCCCCTTTTTCTTTTCAAGATATTGAAAGTCTTATTTTGTTTTTTACAAAGAAAGGTATGAGTGTACTTGATCCATTCGGAGGCGTTGGATCTACTGCTAAAGCTTGTGCTTTGAATGAAAGAGTATGTACAAGCATAGAATTACAAGAAAAGTGGAATTCGCTATCAAAAAAAAGATTGGAAATTGAAGTAGGAGAAAGGACATCTTTAAAGCACACTTTTGTAAATGGAGATTCAAGAATTGAACTAAAAAAAATGCTAGATTCTTCATTTGACTTCATAGTAACAAGTCCTCCATACTGGTCTATATTAAACAAGAAAGCAGATCATAAAGTAAAAAAAGAAAGATTAGCAAATAATTTAGCTACTAATTATTCAGAAGATAAGGATGATTTAGCTAATATCGATGATTATAATGATTTTTTGGAAGAATTGGTTGAGAATGTTTTTCTAGAGTGTGGAAGGGTGTTGAAAGTAAAAAAATATATGTGTCTAGTGGTTTCTGACTTTAGAAATAAATCTGAATTTATTAGTTTTCATAGTGATTTAATACAAAGACTTAACAATAGAAAACTTTCAGATGGAGGAATTTTAAAACTACAAGGAGTGAAAATTTTAATACAAAATCACAAAAGCTTACTCCCTTATGGGTATCCGTTTGCTTATGTCGAGAATATACACCATCAATATGTTCTTATTTTCAGAAAAAATTAG
- a CDS encoding IS30 family transposase, protein MYIADTAHILYKKRRQKCIYRKQYDSLFFVELKQEILKREKRVHSIDTFCNIYKRDNPDKVAPSTKTVYKMIHRGQIEGIKPYMLPRMIKLKPRKKTDGQCNTKKNKSILGARIKQRPEHINSREEKGHFEIDAVKGKNGKNEACIITLVDRKSRYTCILFLAKLNAQNVNKALQKLFRKVRKKNFKSITSDNGSEFSRLTEMESRNMKVFFAHPYSSY, encoded by the coding sequence ATCTATATTGCTGATACTGCTCACATCCTATACAAAAAAAGAAGACAGAAGTGTATCTACCGTAAGCAGTATGACTCTCTATTCTTTGTTGAGCTGAAACAAGAAATACTTAAAAGAGAGAAAAGAGTTCACAGCATTGATACTTTCTGCAATATCTACAAAAGAGACAATCCTGATAAAGTTGCCCCTTCAACCAAAACTGTATATAAAATGATTCACAGAGGCCAAATTGAAGGAATAAAGCCATACATGCTTCCAAGAATGATCAAGCTTAAGCCTAGAAAAAAAACTGATGGACAATGCAATACTAAAAAGAATAAAAGCATACTGGGCGCAAGAATTAAGCAGAGACCTGAACATATTAACAGCCGTGAAGAAAAAGGACACTTTGAAATTGATGCCGTAAAAGGCAAGAATGGAAAGAATGAGGCTTGCATAATTACATTGGTTGATAGGAAAAGCAGATACACATGTATCCTCTTTTTAGCCAAGCTGAATGCCCAGAATGTCAACAAGGCTCTGCAAAAGCTATTCAGAAAGGTCAGAAAAAAGAATTTCAAGTCGATAACTTCGGACAACGGCTCGGAATTCAGCAGGCTGACAGAGATGGAAAGCAGAAACATGAAAGTGTTCTTTGCACATCCATATTCCTCATACTAG
- a CDS encoding glycosyltransferase family 2 protein, which yields MYDFTACIVTYNTKQEELKKIICCFQKIELRFKLWISDNSEKDELRKFVEEFLDDRIEYIFNNSNGGFGAGHNVVIKRLGSEDTKSEFHLMVNADVFFEENTIEKIVEYMRENKNIGQIGPKIYGTDGKVTKSCRLLPSPVNLIFRRFLPLKSVVKKLDYDYEMKWYDYKEIIDVPILSGCFIFVRTDVLKEIGGFDKRYFMYMEDYDLCRRVGKKYRTVFYPEAEIIHEHGKASYKSRKMMLLHVNSAIKYFNKWGWFFDKERKEKNRECMKKYKK from the coding sequence ATGTATGATTTTACAGCTTGTATTGTTACTTATAATACGAAGCAGGAAGAGTTAAAGAAGATTATATGTTGTTTTCAGAAGATAGAACTTAGATTTAAACTGTGGATTTCAGATAATTCTGAAAAGGATGAATTAAGAAAGTTTGTAGAAGAATTTTTAGATGATAGAATTGAGTATATTTTTAATAATTCAAATGGTGGATTTGGAGCAGGGCATAATGTTGTGATTAAGAGACTGGGTTCAGAAGACACAAAATCAGAGTTTCATTTGATGGTAAATGCTGATGTTTTTTTTGAGGAAAATACTATTGAGAAAATTGTAGAATATATGAGGGAGAATAAAAATATTGGGCAGATTGGGCCAAAAATATATGGAACTGATGGAAAAGTGACAAAATCTTGTAGATTGTTGCCATCGCCTGTGAATTTGATATTTAGAAGATTTTTACCATTAAAATCGGTTGTTAAGAAATTGGATTATGATTATGAAATGAAATGGTATGATTATAAGGAAATAATCGATGTTCCGATTTTGTCGGGGTGTTTTATTTTTGTACGAACAGATGTTTTGAAGGAAATTGGTGGGTTTGATAAGAGATATTTTATGTATATGGAAGATTATGATTTGTGTAGGCGGGTTGGAAAGAAGTATAGGACTGTTTTTTATCCAGAGGCGGAGATAATTCATGAGCATGGTAAGGCATCTTATAAGTCACGGAAAATGATGCTCCTGCATGTGAATTCAGCTATAAAATATTTTAATAAGTGGGGATGGTTTTTTGATAAGGAGAGAAAAGAGAAAAATAGAGAATGTATGAAAAAATATAAAAAATAA
- a CDS encoding DEAD/DEAH box helicase family protein has product MSNKIIFQFDDNLEYQKKAVNSVVELFRGLPKSLDSIYAERIRRSFTEKDPVRNIDIVRGNKLFQNLKKVQLKNGLFTDEKAYSKHERDFTVEMETGTGKTYVYLRTILELHKEYGFKKFMIVVPSVAIRKGVEKSIEQLREHFKRLYNVDLSKYSFIYDSNNLGKVNNFVEENNLSICVMNIQAFNKDTNKIRKDDEHAKNLWRDIKFVRPIVLIDEPQKIEGTANKKSQSLKAIDELESLFTLRYSATHKNLYNQVYKLDSYEAYKKDLVKKIRVKTINSVISKDFPYIRYTYFTKDYRARIEMFSQEQGQSIRFRSFDVENGFSLYELSGGLPQYKDMFIAEQPHKEKTLKIASVNGDIELKLGESNKKLEDKEIIRIQINLAIDNHFKKQFEILEEGKRIKSLTLFFIDEVKKVRDSGASDGRGVYLKIFDEEYLKIVQKYREKIEKYKNYFPHYEDVNLVREGYFALDKKKKEVEVEYKKENEVKAKSQEDIDRGIELILEKKDELISFNESLAFIFSHSALREGWDNPNVFTLCTLKNGNSDIAKKQEIGRGLRLPVDVAGNRSLDKNVNELTVIANDSYENFSRMLQEDFNKNINKNEVTSDLLLVTLEKSGIPKIKITSELVDEFKKELIEKRVMDSNNVLLKNGEEDIKEIHFSNETLQEHSIQIAENFVKYMVEKGSNRIEIANGDNEPIVNKRRSFISEKDFENLFEELGTNLSKKAIYKCKIDKEKYIESSIEKINNYISNFDLKQIVELIDSKGNYDDTGKINLEKGIEDKIELSEIEATPKSDFEIANYIMYHTMLPRLAILKIISGLEKEKRKALNIQDVLENVTEILLENLNEMKAEKVFEYEVIDGYVTDTEKIFQVDNKINEEDFENKRRLFQAKKGSRSLNDYYKLDSDGEKEFAEKLENDKNVLLFTKLKKGGFVIDTPYGNYSPDWAIIYKNSSENNENNVGIYFIVETKADKKEKDLTTVEKNKIKCGKLHFEAISKEVKFNWVNNYDDFKRKFEII; this is encoded by the coding sequence ATGTCAAATAAAATAATATTTCAGTTTGATGATAATTTGGAATATCAGAAAAAGGCGGTAAATTCTGTTGTAGAGTTATTTAGAGGATTGCCAAAATCGTTGGATAGTATTTATGCTGAAAGAATAAGAAGAAGTTTTACAGAAAAAGATCCTGTGAGAAATATTGATATTGTTAGAGGGAATAAACTTTTTCAGAATTTGAAAAAAGTTCAGTTAAAAAATGGATTGTTTACCGATGAAAAGGCTTACAGCAAGCACGAGCGAGATTTTACAGTCGAGATGGAAACGGGGACTGGGAAAACTTATGTTTATTTACGTACGATATTAGAGTTGCACAAGGAGTATGGGTTTAAGAAATTTATGATTGTAGTTCCGTCTGTAGCGATACGTAAAGGAGTGGAAAAATCTATTGAACAATTAAGGGAGCATTTTAAAAGGCTATACAATGTGGATTTATCAAAATACAGTTTTATTTATGACAGTAACAATTTAGGGAAAGTAAATAATTTTGTGGAAGAAAATAATTTGAGTATCTGTGTTATGAATATTCAGGCGTTTAATAAAGATACTAATAAAATTCGTAAGGATGATGAACATGCTAAAAATTTATGGAGAGATATAAAATTTGTAAGACCGATTGTATTAATTGATGAGCCACAGAAAATAGAAGGAACAGCAAATAAAAAATCACAATCATTGAAGGCAATAGACGAACTGGAGTCGTTATTTACACTTCGTTATTCGGCTACACATAAAAATCTGTATAATCAAGTTTATAAATTAGATTCTTATGAGGCTTATAAAAAAGACTTGGTAAAAAAAATTCGAGTGAAAACCATAAATAGTGTGATTTCTAAAGATTTTCCATATATCAGGTATACTTATTTTACAAAAGATTACAGAGCAAGGATAGAAATGTTTTCTCAAGAGCAAGGGCAAAGTATCAGATTTAGAAGTTTTGATGTGGAAAATGGATTTTCGTTGTATGAACTTTCTGGAGGATTGCCTCAGTATAAGGATATGTTTATTGCGGAACAGCCACATAAAGAGAAGACATTGAAAATTGCTTCGGTTAATGGAGATATTGAACTGAAATTAGGGGAAAGTAATAAAAAATTGGAAGATAAGGAGATTATCCGTATTCAGATAAATCTTGCGATAGACAATCACTTTAAAAAGCAGTTTGAAATTTTGGAAGAAGGTAAGAGAATAAAGAGTTTGACACTGTTTTTTATTGATGAGGTTAAGAAAGTTAGGGATAGTGGGGCTTCTGATGGGAGAGGAGTCTATTTGAAAATATTTGATGAGGAATATTTAAAAATTGTGCAAAAGTATAGGGAAAAAATTGAGAAATATAAAAATTATTTTCCACATTATGAAGATGTGAATTTAGTCAGAGAAGGATATTTTGCGTTGGATAAAAAGAAAAAGGAAGTTGAGGTGGAATATAAGAAAGAAAACGAAGTGAAGGCAAAATCACAAGAAGATATTGACAGAGGGATTGAATTAATATTAGAGAAAAAAGATGAATTGATTTCTTTTAACGAGTCACTTGCCTTTATTTTTTCCCATTCAGCACTTAGGGAAGGTTGGGATAACCCAAATGTATTTACATTGTGTACACTAAAAAATGGAAATAGCGACATAGCCAAAAAGCAGGAAATAGGGCGAGGACTTAGACTTCCTGTAGATGTCGCTGGAAATAGAAGTTTAGATAAAAATGTAAACGAACTTACCGTGATTGCAAATGACAGCTATGAAAACTTTTCAAGAATGCTTCAGGAAGATTTTAACAAAAATATAAATAAAAATGAAGTTACCTCAGATCTTTTACTTGTAACTCTTGAAAAATCAGGAATTCCTAAAATTAAGATTACTTCGGAACTGGTAGATGAATTTAAGAAAGAATTGATTGAAAAAAGAGTGATGGATTCTAACAATGTGCTTTTGAAAAATGGGGAAGAGGATATAAAAGAAATACATTTTTCAAATGAAACTTTACAGGAACATTCTATACAGATTGCTGAAAATTTTGTAAAATATATGGTAGAAAAAGGTTCAAATCGTATCGAAATTGCAAATGGAGATAATGAACCGATTGTTAATAAACGAAGAAGTTTTATTTCTGAAAAAGATTTTGAAAATCTTTTTGAAGAATTAGGGACAAATCTTAGTAAAAAAGCGATTTATAAGTGTAAAATCGACAAGGAAAAATATATAGAAAGTAGCATAGAAAAAATAAATAACTATATAAGCAATTTTGATTTGAAACAAATTGTGGAACTTATTGATTCAAAGGGAAATTATGATGATACAGGGAAAATTAATCTTGAAAAAGGTATTGAGGACAAAATTGAATTATCCGAAATTGAAGCAACACCAAAAAGTGATTTTGAAATAGCAAATTACATAATGTATCACACAATGTTGCCAAGATTAGCAATATTAAAAATAATAAGTGGACTTGAAAAGGAGAAAAGAAAAGCCTTAAATATTCAAGATGTGCTGGAAAATGTAACTGAAATATTGCTTGAAAACTTAAATGAAATGAAAGCTGAAAAAGTTTTTGAATATGAAGTGATAGATGGATATGTGACTGATACAGAGAAAATTTTTCAAGTGGATAATAAAATAAACGAAGAAGATTTTGAAAATAAAAGAAGGTTATTTCAAGCTAAAAAAGGTAGTAGAAGTCTAAATGATTATTATAAACTTGATAGTGATGGAGAAAAGGAATTTGCAGAAAAGCTGGAAAATGATAAAAATGTATTGCTATTTACAAAACTCAAAAAAGGTGGCTTTGTAATAGATACTCCATACGGAAACTATTCTCCTGACTGGGCAATCATCTACAAAAATTCTTCAGAAAATAATGAAAACAATGTAGGAATCTATTTTATTGTTGAAACGAAAGCAGATAAAAAAGAAAAGGATTTGACAACTGTGGAAAAAAACAAAATAAAATGTGGAAAACTGCATTTTGAAGCGATTTCAAAGGAGGTAAAATTTAACTGGGTAAATAATTATGATGATTTTAAAAGGAAATTTGAAATTATATAA
- a CDS encoding GNAT family N-acetyltransferase, translating to MDIKKKSETISLQKLREKLKDDDFIREKILKTFKSRDRNSIEDFLHNKAIDFEKKSLSATHIIYNKEGTEILGYFTFANKSLIIEKENFLSLSKTQQKRFSQSGRRLKDGSYVVNSFLLAQIGKNYNISDKNMITGNEIMSLAHELLLIVKKIINTKYLWLECEDNSSLIRFYSNYGFNLIKKFSSENKLRTMILRLDNF from the coding sequence TTGGATATAAAGAAAAAGAGTGAAACTATATCGTTGCAGAAATTAAGAGAAAAATTGAAAGACGATGACTTTATAAGAGAAAAAATTTTAAAGACTTTTAAAAGTAGAGATAGAAATAGTATTGAGGATTTTCTACATAATAAAGCTATAGATTTTGAGAAAAAATCACTTTCTGCAACACATATTATTTACAATAAAGAGGGAACGGAAATATTGGGGTATTTTACATTTGCAAATAAGAGTTTAATTATTGAAAAAGAAAATTTTCTTAGTCTTAGTAAAACACAGCAGAAAAGATTTTCACAGAGTGGAAGAAGATTGAAAGACGGAAGTTATGTTGTAAACAGTTTTTTGCTGGCACAAATAGGGAAAAATTATAATATTTCTGATAAAAATATGATAACAGGTAATGAAATAATGTCATTGGCACATGAATTATTATTAATTGTGAAAAAAATTATAAATACAAAATATTTATGGCTGGAATGTGAAGATAACAGTTCGCTGATAAGATTTTATTCAAATTATGGATTTAACCTGATAAAAAAATTCAGTTCAGAAAATAAATTAAGAACAATGATACTAAGGTTAGATAATTTTTGA
- a CDS encoding DNA-methyltransferase, with product MTEFNTTYIGNSDEIMKNMIEEGVKFDLILTDPPYNLNKDFGNNSDSLSLEDFLEVNKKRINLCHSLLKENGSLVWFGIHKYIGFIQVIMYEEGLFYRSMNIWRYENGFSRSKKVPATQYEPFLWFSNNNSKWTYNADDVRVPYKSKERLKNPVFYKDKNGNKKEWQPNPKGALRGDIWEFPTLAGKVFQKERTIHPTQKPESLITEIIKAYCPKNSEGLFEGLILDPFHGSGTLGVCCEKLNRQGHRIKWIGIEIQKEWVDIGNERLQGLQNQGH from the coding sequence ATGACTGAGTTTAATACAACATATATTGGAAATAGTGATGAAATCATGAAAAATATGATTGAAGAAGGGGTAAAGTTTGATTTGATTCTAACAGATCCTCCATATAACTTAAATAAGGATTTTGGTAATAATTCCGACTCTTTGTCATTGGAAGATTTTTTAGAAGTGAATAAAAAAAGAATTAATCTGTGTCATTCGCTATTGAAAGAAAATGGAAGTTTAGTATGGTTTGGAATCCATAAGTATATAGGCTTTATTCAAGTAATAATGTATGAAGAAGGATTATTCTATCGATCGATGAATATTTGGCGTTATGAAAATGGTTTTTCTAGAAGCAAGAAAGTTCCTGCAACACAGTATGAACCATTTCTGTGGTTTTCTAATAATAATAGTAAATGGACATATAATGCTGATGATGTGAGAGTTCCATATAAAAGTAAAGAGCGACTTAAAAATCCGGTTTTTTATAAAGATAAGAACGGTAATAAGAAAGAATGGCAACCTAATCCTAAAGGAGCTTTAAGGGGAGATATATGGGAGTTTCCCACTTTAGCTGGAAAGGTATTTCAAAAAGAAAGAACTATCCACCCTACTCAGAAACCAGAAAGTTTAATTACTGAAATAATTAAGGCGTATTGCCCTAAAAATTCTGAAGGATTATTTGAAGGATTAATTCTTGATCCATTTCATGGCTCTGGAACTTTAGGGGTATGCTGTGAGAAATTGAATAGACAGGGGCATAGAATTAAATGGATAGGCATTGAGATACAAAAAGAGTGGGTTGATATAGGAAATGAGAGATTACAGGGATTACAAAATCAAGGTCATTGA